One Littorina saxatilis isolate snail1 linkage group LG12, US_GU_Lsax_2.0, whole genome shotgun sequence genomic region harbors:
- the LOC138981493 gene encoding uncharacterized protein translates to RPEISSGQVTYRPEISSGQVTYRPDISSGQVTYRPEISSGQVTYRPEISSGQVTYRPEISSGQVTYRPEISSGQVTYRPEISSGQVTYRPEISSGQVTYRPEISSGQVTYRPEISSGQVTYRPEISSGQVTYRPEISSGQVTYRPDISSGQVTYRPDISSGQVTYRPEISSGQVTYRPEISSGQVTYRPEISSGQIKK, encoded by the coding sequence AGACCTGAGATTAGCAGCGGTCAAGTAACATACAGACCTGAGATTAGCAGCGGTCAAGTAACATACAGACCTGACATTAGCAGTGGTCAAGTAACATACAGACCTGAGATTAGCAGCGGTCAAGTAACATACAGACCTGAGATTAGCAGCGGTCAAGTAACATACAGACCTGAGATTAGCAGTGGTCAAGTAACATACAGGCCTGAGATTAGCAGCGGTCAAGTAACATACAGACCTGAGATTAGCAGCGGTCAAGTAACATACAGACCTGAGATTAGCAGTGGTCAAGTAACATACAGACCTGAGATTAGCAGTGGTCAAGTAACATACAGACCTGAGATTAGCAGCGGTCAAGTAACATACAGACCTGAGATTAGCAGCGGTCAAGTAACATACAGACCTGAGATTAGCAGCGGTCAAGTAACATACAGACCTGACATTAGCAGCGGTCAAGTAACATACAGACCTGACATTAGCAGCGGTCAAGTAACATACAGACCTGAGATTAGCAGCGGTCAAGTAACATACAGGCCTGAGATTAGCAGCGGTCAAGTAACATACAGACCTGAGATTAGCAGCGGTCAA